A window of Brassica napus cultivar Da-Ae unplaced genomic scaffold, Da-Ae ScsIHWf_741;HRSCAF=1074, whole genome shotgun sequence contains these coding sequences:
- the LOC125605314 gene encoding uncharacterized protein LOC125605314: MSDHLSSCTDRLVTSDHLNSEGGSNESSGECSRAQATTKPIDDKEGSEQEHVIDEEEPLIQSVECRICQEEDSVKNLESPCSCSGSLKYAHRKCVQRWCNEKGDTICEICHKSYQPGYTAPPPDDTIIDMGEDWANGVPLDLNDPRILAMAAAERHFFDADYDEYADSNSSGTAFLRSAALILMALLLLRHAMNLSNNNSDDEEDDPSAFFFLFMLRAAGFLLPCYIMAWAISILQRRRQRQEAAALAAAEVAFMLHSGGGQRRGGLHYAVAPELVPSPQGQQHQPEAAPQ; this comes from the exons ATGTCAGATCATCTGAGTTCATGTACCGACCGTCTCGTTACATCTGATCACCTTAATTCAGAGGGAGGATCCAATGAATCTTCTGGAGAATGTTCCAGAGCTCAAGCCACTACTAAACCTATAGATGATAAGGAAGGAAGCGAGCAAGAACACGTCATTGATGAAGAGGAGCCGCTTATTCAATCAGTTGAGTGCCGTATTTGCCAAGAGGAGGATTCTGTTAAGAACCTCGAGTCTCCATGTTCTTGTAGCGGCAGCTTGAAG TATGCTCACAGGAAGTGTGTTCAGCGTTGGTGTAATGAGAAAGGCGACACCATCTGTGAGATATGCCACAAG TCTTATCAACCTGGCTACACAGCTCCACCACCTGATGATACCATTATCGATATGGG TGAAGATTGGGCTAATGGTGTTCCCTTAGACTTGAACGATCCGCGCATTTTAGCAATGGCGGCTGCAGAACGTCACTTCTTTGATGCGGACTATGACGAGTATGCTGATTCTAACTCTAGTGGAACTGCGTTTCTTCGCTCTGCTGCACTTATC TTAATGGCACTTTTGTTGTTAAGACACGCTATGAACCTTTCAAACAACAACTcagacgacgaagaagatgatccATCAGCTTTCTTCTTT CTTTTCATGCTACGTGCTGCTGGTTTTCTCCTCCCGTGTTACATCATGGCTTGGGCCATCAGTATATTACAACGCCGTAGACAAAGACAG GAAGCAGCGGCTCTGGCCGCTGCAGAAGTTGCGTTTATGTTACACAGCGGTGGAGGACAACGCAGAGGAGGATTGCACTATGCTGTAGCACCTGAGCTGGTACCGAGTCCACAAGGGCAACaacaccaacctgaagctgcaCCGCAATGA